The Fodinibius saliphilus genomic interval TGTATTAAATATTGTGAGTTTAGAGATTTATGATCAGTTTTAAGCCAATAATTTTATCCTCAATTCCTAAATTAAGTGTTGGTTATTTCGATTGACGGGCATTCATTTTTACCCAGCGGTTGTATGTTCTATCATCCCAGAGACTTTGGAAGTAGGCAATTACGGCCACTTTCTCTTCCCTGTTAAGTTTATCTCCAAAATCAGGCATGGTACCGCCTACCGGTTTGCCGCCTTGATTAATGGTACGCATTAAAACTTTGAAAGGATGATGCCAGGTATGTGCAGAGCCATTCAGCGGGGGAGGAGGAAAGGAACCGTCAGCATTACGCTTTTTCCAGTTTTCAACAATTCCCTGACCGCGTGTTCCGTGGCATTGGGCACAGTTATTGGTAAATACCTGTTTGCCCAACTTGTACTGTTTTTGGGTAAACCAGCGTCCCTCAACAGTCTCTTTGGGGGGTGATTTATCTGAACTGTTACAGCTTATTATGAGAAAGCCGGGAACTAGGAATAAGAGTACAATGACAGAAAGTATTTTCTGCATAAAATCAGTTAAAGCTGTGTTACAATCATTTTATCAATAAGGATACTACCTTGTCCGTCAATTTTGAGCCCTATTTTCCCTGGATCAGGAGCATCACCGTGTCCATGTACCGCCATCTCTTTATTGATATAGGCTCTAAAGTGAGTACCGTTGCCCACTGTACGGATAAAAAGCATACCTGTAGCTGAATACGGTTCTTTGGCAAATACTTTTTTGGATCCATCCTCGACTCGTCCCTGAGAAATGATACCCTCTGTATTTAAAGTAACATAATCATAATTATCTATATCCTGAACATGATTAACGAGTGAGAGTGAACCTTCAAAGCCAGATAAGTCGAGATAGTAATCGACTTGTACATTTTGAAAGCTACTTTTTTCTACAAGAAAGTTTGGTTTTTCACCGCTTGTTAACTTCAGCATATAGTTCTCACTGTCCGAAACCATGAAAGGGTTAAGGTCTGAGGGCGTACCTTCCAGCCACTGGAAATGAGAAAGCAATGTACTTACGCCTTTTGAGCCCATTTCCCAGCTCCAGCTTCCAGTGTCTTTTTGGATGAAAGTAGATTTACCCTTACTAAGACTATCTGTATAGGCGGAAGCAGATTCTTTCTGTTGGATTAGCTGTCCTGTCCCCACACCATAACCAAAAACCATTTTTGCCCCTTGATCGCCTGTTTTGTAGAGAAAAAAGATGCCCGGCAGTACGGTAATAAAAGCGATAATCCGTATTATCTTTTGATTCATCAGCTTGAGATAGTGAAAAAGTATACGCAGAAACAAGTAGGCACCTAAAAACCACATGGTCCACCAAGCCCAGTCGGCATGATTGTTCAACACCGTTTGTGAATCTGCGGGTATAAAAACACTGTCGGCTGCGATATTACCAGAATAATAAGCTGCAATTACAGATAGGATGCCAATACCATACAGTATTGTTGATTTCATTTCATCCCACCAATCGTTGGATAGTAAAAAGCTCATAATATTCATTAATACAGCCAGTAGGATGATGCCGATCGGCAGGTGAACAATAAGAGGATGAATATTTGGGGCCCATTCGGGAATTAAGCTCATGATACTAAGTTATTTTATTTTTATGCGTTTTCCTCACGGTATAAATCGTATTCATCAAGGGTATAATAACTAGAAAGTTTAAAACCACATACGCAGACCGCCTAGCAGGCTTAGGCTGCTAGGGTCGTTGTACATATCGGCTGTTTTTCCGAACTTACGTTCCCAATTGACGCCGATATATGGAGCAAATTCCCGTTCTATCTCATATCGTAATCGAAAGCCTAACTCAATATCATTAATGCCAGAGCCAATGCCATATTCTGGGACATCCTGGAAGGCTACGGATGTTTCAATGAGCGGTTGCCCGATGAGTCGTTGAGTGATTGGCAGATCGTACTCGGCTTCAAAGGAAGCAGAGATATCACCTTTCTCGCTAATAAACAGCCCCCCGTCTACCTCAAAAAAGTATGGTGCCATGCCTTGAAAACCAATAACGGCAAAACCGCGCGACAGGTTTTCATTGCCTTCATAGATTAGGTCATATCGTATGCCTGCCTGCAGATCAAAGTAGCGCGATATTGCCCTGCTGTACAGTCCCTGGAATTCTAGTTCGGTTTCATCGTGGGTAGTAACGATTTCTCCGTCAGATTTAAACCAAAACTTATGTAGATCTTTACCTATATAGCCTTGAACTTCCCACATAACGGGGTTAGGGCCCGGCATACTTTGGTATTCAAGTTTATCAGCTATGATATAAGTATACGTTTTGTTATCCATCAGCAGATCATTGCTGAATTCCGGGGCCTTTTGGGCTACAGCTGTATTATTGCTCATAAACAATATCATTAGAAATACAGCAGAAAGAAATTTACTTAGTTGTCGCATTATAGTAACTCTTCTCGGTTTCATAATTGGGTTAAAAACTATTGCTGACTGCCAGTATTAGTAGATACTTCCATTTTCGTCGCTTACTTGAACAACACGGAACATTCCCATCTCCATGTGATAGAGAATATGGCAGTGGAATGCCCATCTTCCTTTATCACGGGGAGTAATTAGGGCCGATATTCGCTGAGCAGGTTGTACCAGCAGGGTATGTTTTCGGGGATTGTATTGTCCGTTGCCGTTTTCCAGCTCCATCCACATACCGTGTAGATGAATAGGATGTTCCATCATAGTGTCGTTAACAAGAGTAAGTCGCAGCCGCTCGTTATGTTTGAAATCGATGGGCCCTTCAACCTCATGAAACTGTTTGCCGTCAAACGACCACATATAACGTTCCATATTTCCGGTCAGATGTAACTCTACTTCTCGTTCAGCATCACGTTCATCAATATTGGGATTCAGGCTTTTTAGGTCGTTATAGACCAGTACATCCCTTCCGTCATTACCAAGACCAATGCCGGGCTCATGGAGTCTATCGAATTGGTTTTGAGCAATAGCAGCGGCGCCAATACCGTGTCCATCGGGACCGTGTTTGACTGGTGGTTTCGGATTATCCATCTTCATTTTCATTGCACCACCGTCCATATTCATATGGTTATGGCCGCTATCCATCTTCATATCCATGTCGCCCATATCCATGTCCATACCCATATCTTTCATACTGCGTGTAGGGCGGGGACGTAGCTCAGGAACAGGAGCTTCCATGCCTTCTTTGGGTGCAAGTGTTCCACGGGCATAACCGCTGCGGTCGAGCGATTCCGCAAAAATGGTATATGCTTGATTGTCATCGGGTTCAACAATAACATCATAGGTTTCTGCAATACCGATGCGAAATTCATCAATAGGGACCGGCTTTATGTTTTGTCCGTCGGCTTGTACCACAGTCATTTTGACTCCTGGAATACGAACATCAAAGATGGAGCCGGCCGAGGCGTTGATAAACCGAAGCCGCACTTTTTCTCCTTTTTTGAACAGGGCATTCCAGTTTGATTGCGGTCCGCGGCCGTTCAACAGGTAGGTATACATAGCGCCGGTCGTATCCGCAAGGTCGGTAGCGCTCATGCCCATTTTCCCAAATGAAAGATAATCTTTTAGAGCATTTCCCATTCCTTTTTTCTTGGCATCTTTAAAAAACTCGCCAAGCGTTCGTTTTTGATAATTATAATACCCTTCAGATTTCTTAAGATTTGCCAGTACTCTGTAAGGGTTTTCAAAGGTCCAGTCAGAGAGTACAATCGGATAATCGCGATCATATTCAACAGGATCTTCACCAGCAGGATCAATAATAAGTGGCCCGTAATGCCCCAGCTGTTCTTGAAGTCCTGAGTGACTGTGATACCAATACGTACCATTCTGTTTTACTGGGTAGCGGTACTCAAAAGTTGAATCGGGTGCAATACCATCGAAACTTACTCCGGGTACGCCATCCATCTGGAAGGGTAGGATAATACCATGCCAGTGTATCGATGTCTCTTCATCGAGTTCATTTTTCACTCGTAACAATACATCTTCCCCTTCTTTTAGACGAATGATAGGACCGGGTACGGTACCGTTGATGCCAATAGCTTCCCCTTCTTTTCCATCGATAACCTTCGACATTTTACCAATAGTTAGGTCAACTACGTTATCGGGACCTTGGGGAGTGAGAATATCTCTGTCCTCAAGGTTTGCAAAAGCATAAGTGGGTAATACAGTGCTAAGACCAGCCATTGCCGCCATCGAAGCAGTATAGCGTAGAAAAGTGCGTCGACTAATAGTATTTGAATCGTCGTTCATGACAATTTCTTTTTTAAATTACTCAGTGTAATGATACGAATAGTTATAACTAATATATTACAAGTTGTAAAAGAGAAGTCCGTGCCTACGGTTCTCAAAAGTAGTGAGCTAAATCAGTTTTGCATGCATAAATTTGTGAATCAATCATAACATATGAAATGAACCTTAAAGCTAGCTTAAATATGCAGCTCTGAATATAATTTAATATTTAAATAGTTTTTTAAGGTAAAGATAAACCTTAAATGAAGCTTAAAACATCTTTGGAAATTGTCTCTTATTTTAGTGAAGAAGTAAAAAGATACTCATAGCCTATTTGCATGTGGATTTTATTAGTTGAAGATGAAAAACAGTTAGCTAACTCTGTAAAAAGAGGTCTTGAGGAAGAGGGGCATGTGGTGGAAGTGATGCACGACGGGGAGGAGGCTGAACTGCAGGGCATGGTCAATAATTATGATGTCGTTATTCTGGACTGGCGTCTTCCCAACCGTGATGGTAAACAGATATTGAAGCATTGGCGTAAAGAAGAACGAAACTTTCCGGTTCTTATGTTGACGGCTCTTGGTGATTTGGATTATAAAGTTATGGGGCTGGATGCAGGTGCGGACGATTATATGAGCAAACCCTTTTCATTTGAGGAGTTATTAGCACGGATTAGGGCTTTGGGAAGACGGTCTGGGGATCTAAATGTCACAGGAAAGGTTACAGCGGGCCCCATTGAACTAGATTCTCGTAAACACTGGGTTAAGGTATGTGGTATTAAACGGTCGCTGCGACCCAAAGAGTTTATATTATTAGAACTATTACTTAAAGATCCAGAAACAGTATTTTCAAAAACACAACTTGCCGAGCGTGTTTGGGGATCTCCATATTATGTTAGTGATAATACGATCGAAGCAACGGTTTCTACTTTACGACAGAAATTATCGGAGTCTCTTAAGGAGTGTGAAGAGATCTCCTTTGAACAAGTTCCAAAAGTCATTGAGACAATTCGGGGAGCTGGCTACCGGTTGAATAGTGATATCATTAATATCAAAGAATGAGATCGTGGGAAAAGTATCCTCTTTTTTAAATCGTCTTTCAATATCCAAAAGGCTGGCTTTCTGGTATGGAGCGAGTCTTTTTGTAATGCTCAGCGTATTCGGCTATTTCTTATATGATTCATTTCATGATTCCATACACCATAACTACGATCGGCACCTTCGCTTTGAGGCCGAACAGTTGCTTCCGTTTATAGAAACCGGAGATACCCTTTCGATGGATATAACAGGTTATAGCAGAAATGAGGCCTTAAAAAGTGGTATTGAGTATGGAACCTATGTACGCTTGTATGATGAAAGTGGTGAGTTAATATATCGCAGCCCTAACTTTTCTAAGATCAACGAGCCGCTAAAAACTTCGATTCCGAAGATAGCTGGAGAGCATTCGGTTAGTACTGAATGGCAGTCTATGCCAGCCCGAACACTATTTTATCCTATAGAAAACGACAATGGTACATTTTGTGGTTGGCTGGAAGTTACGGGATTTGAATGGACCCTTCATGAAGAGCTCAGCAGGTTTAGGAAGTACTTATTCGTTTTGATAGCACTAAGTGTGATATTTTCGATTATTGGTGGCTA includes:
- a CDS encoding c-type cytochrome, which encodes MQKILSVIVLLFLVPGFLIISCNSSDKSPPKETVEGRWFTQKQYKLGKQVFTNNCAQCHGTRGQGIVENWKKRNADGSFPPPPLNGSAHTWHHPFKVLMRTINQGGKPVGGTMPDFGDKLNREEKVAVIAYFQSLWDDRTYNRWVKMNARQSK
- a CDS encoding DUF2231 domain-containing protein yields the protein MSLIPEWAPNIHPLIVHLPIGIILLAVLMNIMSFLLSNDWWDEMKSTILYGIGILSVIAAYYSGNIAADSVFIPADSQTVLNNHADWAWWTMWFLGAYLFLRILFHYLKLMNQKIIRIIAFITVLPGIFFLYKTGDQGAKMVFGYGVGTGQLIQQKESASAYTDSLSKGKSTFIQKDTGSWSWEMGSKGVSTLLSHFQWLEGTPSDLNPFMVSDSENYMLKLTSGEKPNFLVEKSSFQNVQVDYYLDLSGFEGSLSLVNHVQDIDNYDYVTLNTEGIISQGRVEDGSKKVFAKEPYSATGMLFIRTVGNGTHFRAYINKEMAVHGHGDAPDPGKIGLKIDGQGSILIDKMIVTQL
- a CDS encoding copper resistance system multicopper oxidase, translating into MNDDSNTISRRTFLRYTASMAAMAGLSTVLPTYAFANLEDRDILTPQGPDNVVDLTIGKMSKVIDGKEGEAIGINGTVPGPIIRLKEGEDVLLRVKNELDEETSIHWHGIILPFQMDGVPGVSFDGIAPDSTFEYRYPVKQNGTYWYHSHSGLQEQLGHYGPLIIDPAGEDPVEYDRDYPIVLSDWTFENPYRVLANLKKSEGYYNYQKRTLGEFFKDAKKKGMGNALKDYLSFGKMGMSATDLADTTGAMYTYLLNGRGPQSNWNALFKKGEKVRLRFINASAGSIFDVRIPGVKMTVVQADGQNIKPVPIDEFRIGIAETYDVIVEPDDNQAYTIFAESLDRSGYARGTLAPKEGMEAPVPELRPRPTRSMKDMGMDMDMGDMDMKMDSGHNHMNMDGGAMKMKMDNPKPPVKHGPDGHGIGAAAIAQNQFDRLHEPGIGLGNDGRDVLVYNDLKSLNPNIDERDAEREVELHLTGNMERYMWSFDGKQFHEVEGPIDFKHNERLRLTLVNDTMMEHPIHLHGMWMELENGNGQYNPRKHTLLVQPAQRISALITPRDKGRWAFHCHILYHMEMGMFRVVQVSDENGSIY
- a CDS encoding copper resistance protein B, whose amino-acid sequence is MRQLSKFLSAVFLMILFMSNNTAVAQKAPEFSNDLLMDNKTYTYIIADKLEYQSMPGPNPVMWEVQGYIGKDLHKFWFKSDGEIVTTHDETELEFQGLYSRAISRYFDLQAGIRYDLIYEGNENLSRGFAVIGFQGMAPYFFEVDGGLFISEKGDISASFEAEYDLPITQRLIGQPLIETSVAFQDVPEYGIGSGINDIELGFRLRYEIEREFAPYIGVNWERKFGKTADMYNDPSSLSLLGGLRMWF
- a CDS encoding response regulator transcription factor — protein: MWILLVEDEKQLANSVKRGLEEEGHVVEVMHDGEEAELQGMVNNYDVVILDWRLPNRDGKQILKHWRKEERNFPVLMLTALGDLDYKVMGLDAGADDYMSKPFSFEELLARIRALGRRSGDLNVTGKVTAGPIELDSRKHWVKVCGIKRSLRPKEFILLELLLKDPETVFSKTQLAERVWGSPYYVSDNTIEATVSTLRQKLSESLKECEEISFEQVPKVIETIRGAGYRLNSDIINIKE